A stretch of the Salarias fasciatus chromosome 3, fSalaFa1.1, whole genome shotgun sequence genome encodes the following:
- the nop10 gene encoding H/ACA ribonucleoprotein complex subunit 3 — protein MFLQYYLNENGDRVYTLKKSTPEGQPTSSAHPARFSPDDKYSRHRVMLKKRFGILLTQQPRPVL, from the exons ATGTTTCTGCAATATTACCTCAACGAGAACGGGGACAGAGTCTACACCCTGAAG AAATCGACTCCTGAGGGGCAGCCCACCAGCTCGGCCCACCCTGCTCGCTTCTCTCCAGACGACAAGTACTCTCGACACAGAGTGATGCTGAAGAAACGTTTTGGCATTCTGCTGACGCAGCAGCCCAGGCCTGtcctgtga